Proteins found in one Solitalea lacus genomic segment:
- a CDS encoding PadR family transcriptional regulator: MIIENTQTQMRKGILEYCILSIISRGEIYASDIMEELRNARLLVVEGTLYPLLTRLKNNGLLVYNWVESASGPPRKYYRLSDDGKKVLEQLNITWQELVYAVTTTTSNNNTDVITVETTRPNTTPETNDTNNE, encoded by the coding sequence ATGATAATCGAAAACACGCAAACCCAAATGAGGAAAGGAATACTTGAGTACTGTATTCTTTCTATAATTTCCCGAGGGGAAATATATGCCTCTGATATTATGGAGGAATTGCGTAATGCCCGGCTGCTTGTTGTGGAGGGCACACTCTATCCTCTGTTAACACGCTTAAAAAATAATGGACTTTTGGTTTACAACTGGGTAGAATCAGCTTCAGGACCTCCTAGAAAATATTATAGGCTTTCTGATGACGGAAAGAAAGTTTTGGAGCAATTGAACATTACCTGGCAAGAGTTAGTTTATGCCGTAACCACCACAACTTCAAATAATAATACCGATGTAATTACGGTTGAAACAACTCGCCCCAACACCACACCTGAAACAAACGACACAAACAACGAATAA
- a CDS encoding PspC domain-containing protein: MNKTIIINISGIIFHIEEDAYDVLKSYMNDIKRHFSASTDSFEIITDIENRIAELFTERLTSDNKQVIFLADVEEVINKMGKVSDFDPDTETTQTPNGSTSMFSEDFPKVKRRLFRDTDNQIIGGVCSGVANYMEIDPTWVRLIWALLTITWGFGLIIYIILWLAVPEAKTVADKMAMKGEAATLASIKKAANDKINEVKSNSGLKSFFNSFFEVLGSILKWGLKAFVIFIGVVIILSAIAALLAIFTGSTALVFSESFGLGNFPPLNFIAPAYRIPLWLSVFFLVLVPSIFIIWLGVKVIFNRSFLNKTVGFSMLAIWVIALFAFAVYAGKSAASFKEEASIRQTIDLTPVKNNTWYLLADDKKWLTSNDSIKFNITLKSGKSIAHYSDDFDFDEVNLKIERSPDNKPHLIKIYKSKGKNFDNAIENSQNILYNYLQKDSTLTFNRHYELKNNGLWRVQEVELILQLPLNSKIIADQKMSSIMRDPYFYECEDDNSHHDHEDESSTKTWIVTENGIRCSNYTVSNSFERNPDLDETLKGMARDEINSKFSLEDENGTFDIYNQNVEEVEKGTFRVISEARIRKSDGNDEKRTYSITFQRKKDAQDPNDNDSWWVKDATTKSIELR, from the coding sequence ATGAACAAGACAATAATAATTAATATAAGTGGTATCATCTTTCATATCGAAGAAGATGCTTACGATGTACTTAAGTCGTATATGAATGACATTAAGCGACACTTTTCAGCCTCAACAGACAGCTTCGAAATCATTACTGATATAGAAAACCGTATTGCTGAATTATTCACAGAAAGATTAACCTCTGATAACAAACAGGTTATCTTTTTAGCCGATGTTGAGGAAGTGATTAATAAAATGGGTAAAGTAAGTGATTTTGATCCTGACACTGAAACCACTCAAACACCAAATGGCTCTACAAGTATGTTTTCGGAGGATTTCCCTAAAGTTAAACGCCGTCTTTTCAGAGATACCGACAACCAGATAATTGGCGGGGTTTGTTCGGGTGTTGCAAATTATATGGAGATTGACCCTACCTGGGTGCGCCTAATTTGGGCCTTGTTAACTATAACCTGGGGTTTCGGTCTGATTATTTACATCATCCTATGGCTTGCCGTGCCTGAAGCAAAGACCGTTGCTGATAAGATGGCCATGAAAGGAGAAGCTGCAACCCTGGCATCAATAAAAAAAGCGGCCAATGATAAAATCAATGAAGTTAAAAGTAATTCAGGTTTAAAGTCATTTTTTAACAGCTTTTTCGAAGTGCTCGGCAGTATACTAAAATGGGGACTGAAAGCATTTGTGATCTTTATTGGAGTAGTTATTATACTTTCTGCAATAGCCGCCTTGCTGGCTATTTTTACAGGTTCAACTGCACTGGTTTTTTCAGAATCCTTTGGCCTTGGAAACTTTCCGCCATTAAACTTTATTGCCCCTGCTTACCGTATCCCTCTTTGGCTCTCTGTTTTTTTCCTGGTATTGGTTCCTTCTATTTTCATCATTTGGCTTGGTGTTAAGGTAATTTTTAACAGAAGCTTTCTCAATAAAACTGTAGGTTTTTCTATGTTGGCCATTTGGGTGATTGCTTTATTTGCCTTTGCTGTTTACGCAGGCAAATCGGCTGCAAGCTTTAAAGAAGAAGCTTCTATTCGTCAAACAATTGACCTAACCCCTGTAAAAAACAATACTTGGTATTTGCTTGCAGATGATAAAAAATGGCTAACCTCTAATGACAGTATTAAATTTAATATCACCCTTAAAAGCGGAAAGTCTATCGCCCACTACAGTGATGATTTTGATTTCGATGAAGTAAACCTGAAAATAGAACGCAGTCCGGATAATAAGCCACATCTGATTAAAATTTACAAATCAAAAGGCAAAAACTTTGACAACGCAATTGAGAACTCGCAAAACATTTTATACAACTACTTACAAAAAGATTCAACCTTAACTTTCAACCGCCATTATGAACTTAAAAACAATGGTTTATGGAGAGTTCAAGAAGTTGAATTAATTCTTCAGCTACCATTGAATAGCAAAATAATAGCTGATCAAAAAATGAGTTCAATTATGCGTGACCCATATTTTTATGAATGTGAAGATGACAATTCACACCATGATCACGAAGATGAATCCTCAACCAAAACCTGGATTGTAACAGAAAATGGCATTCGTTGCAGTAACTACACTGTCTCGAACTCATTTGAGCGCAACCCTGACCTTGACGAAACTCTAAAAGGTATGGCTCGTGACGAAATCAACTCTAAATTCAGTCTAGAAGATGAAAACGGCACTTTTGATATTTATAATCAAAATGTTGAGGAGGTGGAAAAAGGAACATTTAGAGTTATCTCCGAAGCAAGAATTCGCAAGTCGGATGGAAATGATGAGAAACGTACGTACAGTATAACTTTCCAAAGAAAAAAGGACGCTCAAGATCCTAACGATAATGACAGCTGGTGGGTAAAGGATGCAACAACTAAATCAATAGAACTGCGTTAA
- a CDS encoding M14 family metallopeptidase: MNKRIWCGFALIFFVFFAKAQALKSPDEFLGYKLGSRFTPHYKVLAYFDYISKVCATVKLQPYGETYEHRELTVAIVASPENSEKLESIRLNNLKLAGVVPGAALPNQPIIVWLSYNVHGNEAVSTEVAMKVLYELVNPANYKTKQWLKNTVVIIDPCLNPDGRERYVNFYTERVGRNPNLNAITREHQEPWPGGRSNHYLFDLNRDWAWQTQKETQYRVALFNKWLPQIHVDFHEMGMNEPYFFAPAADPYHEALTPWQREFQTKIGKNNASYFDQNNWLYFTKEVFDLFYPSYGDTYPMFNGAIGMTYEQGGSGRAGLGVITREADTLTLNDRIDHHFTTSISTIEAASLNAEYAVKEFGNYYASSRTNPKGIYKSYVIKGENAAKIKDFAAMLERNGVEYGYGSSVKSATGFNYFTGKNESFAIERNDLVITAYQPKSVLLNVLFEPRPKLADSITYDLTSWALPYAWGLQSYASGAVIKPASKNIENEHTLSLTVQPVAYIAEWKSLASAKLLANLLQKKVNVRFAETTFEINNKTYAPGTLIITRSGNNGIGYNFDQVVKTAAADVGINLDRTLTSFVSKGADFGSSSVHLIKAPRIAVLTGSEISENAYGEVWHFFDQQLNYPIDAIEASNFDKLKLNDYSVLILPNGNYSFLSADKDLGKIREWLKNGGRLIAMENAVAQLAGKSGLVLKPKVEPGDESANESSIHLYSSRSRNDLSENSIGSIYKLKLDNSHPLGFGFGNVYFSLRQDVNTYQLLPKGNWNVGVIGENGLVSGFVGYKAKAKLKNTLVFGVEDVGSGRVIYMADNPLFRSFWENGKLLFSNAVFLVGQE; encoded by the coding sequence ATGAATAAGCGGATTTGGTGCGGATTTGCTCTGATTTTTTTTGTGTTTTTTGCAAAGGCTCAGGCACTAAAATCTCCAGATGAATTTTTGGGGTATAAACTGGGTAGCAGATTTACCCCTCACTATAAAGTGCTTGCATACTTTGATTATATTTCAAAAGTATGCGCTACAGTTAAACTACAGCCATATGGTGAAACATATGAACATCGTGAGTTGACTGTTGCTATTGTTGCTTCACCTGAGAATAGTGAAAAGCTTGAAAGCATTCGTTTAAATAATTTGAAGCTAGCTGGAGTGGTGCCGGGAGCCGCTTTGCCTAACCAGCCAATTATTGTGTGGCTAAGCTACAATGTACACGGTAATGAAGCAGTATCTACCGAAGTAGCGATGAAAGTCTTGTACGAGTTGGTTAATCCGGCCAATTATAAAACCAAGCAATGGTTGAAAAATACTGTTGTAATTATTGATCCATGCTTAAATCCTGATGGACGAGAGCGTTACGTTAATTTTTACACCGAAAGGGTAGGAAGGAATCCCAATTTGAATGCAATTACGCGTGAGCATCAAGAGCCTTGGCCTGGAGGCCGTTCCAACCATTACTTGTTTGACTTAAATCGGGATTGGGCATGGCAAACCCAAAAAGAAACACAGTACCGTGTGGCTTTGTTCAATAAATGGTTGCCTCAAATCCATGTTGATTTTCATGAGATGGGGATGAATGAACCTTATTTTTTTGCGCCAGCGGCAGATCCATACCACGAAGCATTGACGCCATGGCAACGTGAATTTCAAACTAAGATAGGCAAGAATAACGCAAGCTATTTTGATCAAAATAACTGGTTGTATTTTACCAAGGAGGTTTTCGATTTATTTTATCCGAGTTATGGAGATACTTACCCAATGTTTAATGGAGCAATTGGAATGACGTATGAGCAAGGTGGCTCCGGGAGGGCTGGTTTGGGAGTAATCACTCGTGAAGCGGATACATTAACACTAAATGATAGGATTGACCATCATTTTACAACAAGTATATCCACAATTGAGGCGGCTTCATTAAATGCGGAATATGCAGTGAAGGAGTTTGGGAACTATTATGCCTCATCCAGAACCAATCCTAAGGGTATTTATAAGTCATATGTGATTAAAGGAGAAAATGCAGCTAAAATCAAAGATTTTGCCGCAATGCTTGAGAGGAACGGTGTTGAGTATGGCTATGGATCATCTGTAAAATCAGCTACTGGGTTTAATTATTTCACTGGTAAAAATGAATCGTTTGCAATAGAAAGGAACGATCTAGTTATAACTGCTTATCAACCCAAATCAGTGCTATTAAACGTTTTGTTTGAACCTCGCCCTAAACTGGCTGATTCCATTACGTATGATTTAACTTCTTGGGCGTTGCCTTATGCTTGGGGTTTACAGAGCTATGCAAGTGGAGCCGTGATTAAGCCTGCATCTAAGAATATTGAAAATGAACATACATTAAGTTTAACTGTTCAACCGGTTGCTTACATTGCCGAGTGGAAAAGTTTGGCATCTGCTAAATTGCTGGCTAATTTGTTGCAAAAGAAAGTGAATGTACGATTTGCTGAGACTACATTTGAAATAAACAATAAAACCTATGCTCCCGGAACTTTAATTATAACCAGGTCTGGTAACAACGGTATAGGATATAACTTTGACCAAGTTGTGAAAACAGCAGCTGCCGATGTTGGGATAAATCTTGATAGGACTTTAACAAGTTTCGTAAGCAAAGGTGCTGATTTTGGGTCATCATCGGTTCATCTTATAAAAGCTCCTCGAATTGCCGTTCTAACCGGCAGTGAAATTTCTGAGAATGCGTATGGAGAAGTTTGGCATTTCTTTGATCAGCAGCTGAACTACCCTATTGATGCCATTGAAGCCAGCAATTTTGATAAATTAAAATTGAACGATTACTCAGTTTTGATTTTGCCTAATGGTAACTACTCATTTTTGTCGGCTGATAAAGATTTAGGGAAAATTAGAGAATGGCTAAAAAATGGAGGGCGTTTGATTGCAATGGAAAATGCCGTTGCCCAACTAGCTGGTAAATCCGGCCTTGTTTTGAAGCCAAAAGTAGAGCCGGGAGACGAATCTGCGAATGAATCTAGTATTCATTTGTATAGCAGTCGATCAAGAAACGACCTTTCTGAAAATAGTATAGGCAGTATCTATAAGCTTAAGCTGGATAATTCGCATCCACTTGGTTTTGGCTTCGGAAATGTATATTTCTCATTGCGTCAAGATGTGAATACGTATCAGCTCTTACCAAAAGGAAATTGGAACGTAGGCGTAATTGGAGAAAATGGTTTGGTAAGTGGTTTTGTTGGATACAAAGCAAAAGCCAAATTAAAGAATACACTGGTTTTCGGAGTTGAAGATGTTGGAAGCGGCCGAGTTATTTATATGGCCGATAATCCGTTGTTTCGAAGTTTTTGGGAGAATGGTAAGCTGTTGTTCAGTAATGCAGTTTTCTTAGTTGGACAAGAATAG
- a CDS encoding acetyl-CoA carboxylase biotin carboxyl carrier protein subunit → MYKANINKKQTLTISLEKGRLLINNVPVTADVKELSEDSFHVLNIDGKSFNAEILDVDPAHKTAIVVVNGNKYTVELKDKYDELLHSLGMDVAGTHKMNDLKAPMPGLVLKVLVKEGDEIKKDDALLVLEAMKMENIIKASAEGVIKTIKVKEKDTCEKNQVLITFK, encoded by the coding sequence ATGTACAAAGCCAATATTAATAAAAAGCAAACGTTAACTATTTCCCTGGAAAAAGGACGTTTGTTGATAAATAATGTTCCTGTTACTGCCGACGTTAAAGAGCTTTCTGAAGATAGTTTTCATGTACTAAACATTGACGGTAAATCATTTAATGCCGAGATTCTTGATGTAGATCCTGCTCATAAGACTGCTATCGTTGTAGTAAATGGTAATAAATACACCGTTGAGTTAAAGGATAAATATGATGAGTTATTGCATAGCTTAGGTATGGATGTGGCCGGGACTCATAAAATGAATGATTTAAAGGCTCCTATGCCAGGTTTGGTACTCAAGGTTTTGGTTAAAGAAGGAGATGAGATTAAAAAGGATGATGCCTTATTGGTATTGGAAGCGATGAAAATGGAAAACATTATCAAAGCTTCTGCAGAGGGGGTAATCAAGACAATAAAGGTTAAGGAGAAGGACACTTGCGAGAAGAATCAGGTGTTGATAACATTTAAATAG
- a CDS encoding DUF4159 domain-containing protein — MLANAKKVLRQYNRFTGSYFLGHSISFVLLLLLILHTSFIPPSYKLARLKYNGGGDWYGDRTALINLARFCNENIGTSFYPEEAIVEPGSGELFNYPFVFVTGHGNIIFSQQEATNLRNYLIGGGFLHICDNYGFDKFIRLEMKKVFPELDFIELPPSHTIFQQKYKFQNGLPKVHEHDGKRPQAFALIYQGRIVCFYDYEADLGNGWEDVGVYPGDSQEIHQKALQMGANLVQYALNN, encoded by the coding sequence ATGTTAGCAAACGCAAAAAAAGTACTTAGACAATATAATCGTTTTACCGGTTCTTATTTTTTGGGTCATTCTATTTCTTTTGTATTACTTCTTTTGCTCATACTCCACACTTCATTCATCCCTCCTTCTTATAAATTAGCACGATTAAAGTACAATGGTGGAGGGGATTGGTATGGAGACAGGACCGCATTAATTAACCTTGCCAGATTTTGCAATGAAAATATTGGAACTAGCTTTTATCCTGAAGAAGCAATAGTGGAACCAGGGAGTGGAGAACTCTTCAATTATCCGTTCGTCTTTGTTACGGGGCATGGCAATATTATTTTCTCCCAGCAGGAGGCGACTAATTTGCGCAACTACTTAATTGGAGGAGGGTTCTTGCATATTTGTGATAACTACGGGTTTGATAAGTTTATCAGACTGGAAATGAAAAAGGTGTTTCCTGAGCTTGACTTTATAGAGCTACCTCCGAGCCACACGATATTCCAACAGAAGTATAAATTTCAGAATGGCTTACCTAAAGTTCATGAACATGATGGAAAGCGCCCGCAAGCTTTTGCACTAATCTATCAAGGAAGAATCGTTTGTTTTTATGATTACGAAGCGGACTTGGGCAATGGATGGGAAGACGTTGGAGTTTATCCTGGAGATTCACAAGAGATTCATCAAAAAGCATTACAAATGGGAGCAAACCTTGTTCAATACGCTTTAAACAATTGA
- a CDS encoding 16S rRNA (uracil(1498)-N(3))-methyltransferase: MHLFYTPDIAGSSYQLNEEESKHCVRVLRLTTGDIIYLIDGRGGFYKTEIIDAHPKRCALHVLEHIENYGKRNFYLHVAIAPTKNIERIEWFLEKATEIGIDEITPIICQRSERKEVKTERLNKIIVSAMKQSLKAFQPKLNESVDFKRFIVQRSEKCKLIAHCIESDRKSLGQTYHKGQEVLVLVGPEGDFSEEEINFALQNDFKPVTLGESRLRTETAGLVACAQLNFLNE, from the coding sequence ATGCATTTGTTTTACACACCTGATATTGCAGGAAGTTCATACCAGCTTAATGAAGAGGAAAGTAAACATTGTGTTAGAGTATTGCGCCTAACTACCGGAGATATAATATATCTTATTGACGGTAGGGGAGGTTTTTATAAGACTGAAATTATAGATGCGCATCCTAAAAGATGCGCATTACATGTTTTAGAGCATATTGAAAACTATGGCAAGAGAAATTTCTACTTACATGTAGCCATTGCTCCCACTAAAAATATTGAGCGAATAGAGTGGTTTTTGGAAAAAGCAACTGAAATAGGAATTGATGAGATTACTCCAATCATTTGCCAACGTTCAGAGCGAAAAGAAGTAAAGACTGAGCGCCTGAATAAAATCATCGTTTCAGCAATGAAGCAAAGTTTAAAAGCTTTCCAACCAAAACTAAATGAAAGTGTCGATTTTAAGCGTTTTATAGTTCAACGATCCGAAAAATGCAAGTTAATAGCCCATTGTATTGAATCTGATCGCAAATCTTTGGGTCAAACGTACCATAAAGGACAGGAAGTCCTTGTGCTTGTAGGTCCGGAAGGCGATTTTTCTGAAGAGGAAATAAATTTTGCATTACAAAACGATTTTAAGCCGGTAACTTTAGGCGAAAGTCGTTTGCGTACAGAAACAGCCGGTTTAGTGGCTTGTGCACAACTGAATTTTTTGAATGAATAA
- a CDS encoding hemolysin family protein produces MATDSVTVFDIFLILFLVFLNGFFVAAEFAIVKVRSSQIDLKAKEGSAAAKMAKHIVRHLDGYLAATQLGITLASLGLGWFGERTVSALIINLFDLLNVQLTNPELVSHTIAASIAFTVITILHIVFGELAPKSFAIQRPISTTIGIAYPLHFFYLVFRPFIWLLNGMANLILKAVGIEPAHGHEAHSSEELQLILEQGKQSGALEESEHDLIQNVFDFQERIVKNIMIPRTQIAAIDINTAPDDVIKTIVHEGYTRIPVYDKTIDNIIGILHAKDILARVANKQSIVLKEMLREPLYTPESKKISDLLTELRQQRKPIMAIVLDEFGGTAGMVTLEDIVEELVGEIQDEYDEEAPVVEEVADNEWIVNASAPITDVNEFLPSELPEDDDYDSVAGLMNVIFERIPDVGDSMDAYGYNFTILKKSNRMIESVRIVMLSMEPGEPEI; encoded by the coding sequence ATGGCAACAGATTCCGTCACGGTTTTCGATATTTTTCTTATTCTATTTTTAGTATTTCTGAACGGATTTTTCGTTGCAGCAGAGTTTGCAATTGTGAAAGTCCGTTCTTCACAAATTGACCTTAAGGCCAAAGAAGGCAGCGCTGCTGCTAAAATGGCCAAACACATTGTCAGGCATCTTGATGGATATCTTGCTGCCACACAGTTAGGCATCACCTTAGCCAGTCTTGGTTTAGGTTGGTTTGGTGAACGGACTGTTTCTGCCTTGATTATTAATTTATTTGATTTGCTTAATGTTCAGCTGACTAATCCTGAACTTGTAAGTCATACCATTGCTGCATCAATAGCCTTTACGGTAATTACCATTTTGCATATTGTTTTCGGTGAGTTGGCTCCAAAGTCATTCGCCATTCAACGGCCGATTTCAACCACCATTGGAATAGCTTATCCTTTGCATTTCTTTTATTTAGTATTTAGACCATTTATTTGGTTGTTGAACGGCATGGCTAACCTTATTCTTAAAGCTGTGGGTATAGAACCTGCTCATGGGCATGAAGCACATAGTTCGGAAGAGTTGCAGCTAATTTTGGAACAAGGCAAACAGAGTGGGGCACTTGAAGAATCTGAGCACGATTTAATTCAAAATGTGTTTGATTTTCAAGAGCGTATTGTGAAGAACATTATGATTCCACGTACGCAAATTGCAGCTATCGATATTAATACAGCTCCTGATGATGTTATAAAAACGATAGTTCATGAAGGGTATACACGAATTCCTGTGTATGATAAGACTATCGATAACATTATCGGTATTTTGCATGCAAAGGATATTTTGGCTCGTGTTGCAAACAAGCAATCTATCGTTTTAAAAGAGATGCTTCGAGAGCCATTATATACTCCTGAATCAAAGAAGATCAGTGATTTGCTAACCGAACTTCGTCAGCAGCGGAAGCCTATTATGGCCATAGTACTTGACGAATTTGGAGGGACTGCCGGCATGGTAACTCTTGAAGATATAGTTGAAGAATTGGTTGGGGAGATACAAGATGAGTACGATGAAGAAGCCCCTGTTGTGGAAGAAGTTGCTGATAATGAATGGATTGTCAATGCATCTGCCCCTATTACAGATGTAAATGAATTCCTGCCATCTGAACTTCCTGAAGATGATGATTATGATTCTGTTGCAGGATTGATGAATGTTATTTTCGAACGTATTCCTGATGTTGGTGACAGTATGGATGCATATGGCTATAATTTTACCATTCTTAAGAAATCAAATCGAATGATTGAATCTGTTCGAATTGTAATGTTAAGCATGGAGCCAGGAGAGCCGGAAATTTAA
- a CDS encoding inorganic diphosphatase, with product MGVDPWHSVEPGSKGPEVVNAIIEIPKGSKAKYEVDKKTGLLKLDRVLFSSVMYPANYGFIPQTYCDDNDPLDILVLCSEEVIPLSIIEAKIIGVMHMIDGDERDDKIIAVANNDMSVNHINDLSELPPHTEKEIARFFSDYKALEHKDVKVEHFLGKRYAYKVINEAIELYDKTFRNKN from the coding sequence ATGGGAGTTGATCCGTGGCATTCGGTTGAGCCGGGAAGTAAAGGGCCGGAAGTAGTAAATGCAATTATTGAGATCCCTAAAGGGTCTAAAGCTAAATATGAAGTTGATAAAAAAACCGGTTTGTTAAAACTTGACCGCGTTTTATTTTCTTCAGTAATGTATCCAGCTAATTATGGCTTCATTCCGCAAACTTATTGCGATGATAATGACCCATTGGATATTTTGGTATTATGTTCAGAGGAAGTAATTCCGTTATCTATAATCGAAGCTAAAATTATTGGAGTAATGCATATGATTGACGGTGATGAGCGTGATGACAAAATCATTGCTGTAGCCAATAATGATATGTCTGTAAATCACATCAATGATTTATCTGAACTGCCTCCGCATACTGAAAAAGAGATTGCGCGTTTCTTCTCAGATTATAAGGCATTAGAACACAAAGACGTTAAAGTAGAGCATTTTTTAGGTAAGCGTTATGCTTATAAAGTGATTAATGAGGCAATAGAGCTTTACGATAAGACATTCAGGAATAAGAACTAA
- a CDS encoding DedA family protein: MQEILEFFKHIIDPNWILAQPFAFWLLLFIVFAETGLFVGFFLPGDSLLFITGLHLAQYPMNVVSNVEVGVVTVTLAVVLAGILGNSVGYWFGLKAGPTLFKKKDTFFFKQRHLHAASEFYEKRGAGMIVMARFLPIIRTFAPIVAGIVKMDPKKFLFFNIIGCISWVTSMVFIGYFLGQAFPWLKNHLELIVLGIVIITTIPVVLGYLKSKAKIDSKTNAEV, from the coding sequence ATGCAGGAAATTTTAGAGTTTTTCAAACACATCATTGATCCTAATTGGATTTTGGCGCAACCGTTTGCTTTTTGGTTGCTATTATTTATTGTTTTCGCTGAAACAGGCCTTTTTGTAGGTTTTTTTCTTCCTGGTGATTCATTGTTATTCATTACAGGATTGCATTTGGCACAATATCCAATGAATGTTGTCTCTAATGTTGAAGTAGGCGTTGTTACTGTTACCTTGGCAGTTGTCCTTGCAGGTATTTTGGGTAATAGTGTTGGTTACTGGTTCGGCCTGAAAGCTGGCCCCACGCTTTTTAAGAAAAAAGACACCTTTTTCTTCAAACAAAGGCATTTGCACGCCGCCAGCGAATTTTATGAAAAGAGAGGGGCTGGAATGATTGTTATGGCTCGTTTCTTACCAATCATCCGTACTTTTGCTCCAATAGTGGCAGGTATTGTTAAAATGGATCCCAAGAAGTTCCTTTTCTTCAATATCATCGGCTGTATAAGCTGGGTGACATCAATGGTATTTATCGGGTATTTTCTAGGGCAGGCCTTTCCTTGGTTAAAAAACCACCTGGAGCTTATTGTGTTAGGAATTGTGATTATCACTACGATTCCTGTTGTGCTAGGGTACTTAAAATCAAAAGCAAAGATTGATAGTAAAACCAATGCTGAAGTTTAG
- a CDS encoding NADH-quinone oxidoreductase subunit N, translating into MTSIIIISITAILVLYMGLYKAKSALLPVSVMGLVASAASLVLEWGTNKSYFNDMLVFNNYAIAFSVLLIVTTLLIFLLSGHYFEKISSNVAEYYSILLFALTGGIVMVSFQDMSMLFIGIEILSVSMYIMAGIKKFNTASNEAALKYFLMGCFATGILLFGIALVYGATGSFNITQIAGKAGDEPLLFYSGAIFMLMALTFKVGAAPFHFWTPDVYQGSPTLVTSYMSTVVKTAGFAAFLRLFSLGFSSVPPVWTVTLAVIIVLTLFIGNVTAAYQQNVKRMLAYSSISHAGYMLIAILGMGQASSSAVLIYSIAYSIASVASFGVLIAVKEQKGTDDLSAFNGLGRTNPVLAFVMTIAMCSLAGIPLTAGFFGKFYIFGVAISMHYTWLVAIAVLMAAVGVYYYFRVIIAMYLREPQTEQTIQLSNSYQFVLMLCVLITLVLGIAPSIMTNIL; encoded by the coding sequence ATGACATCAATTATAATTATATCAATTACTGCGATCCTTGTACTTTACATGGGCTTGTATAAGGCCAAAAGTGCATTGTTACCTGTTTCAGTTATGGGCTTGGTAGCTTCGGCCGCATCACTGGTTTTAGAGTGGGGAACCAACAAATCGTATTTTAACGATATGTTGGTATTTAATAATTATGCCATTGCTTTTAGTGTTTTATTAATTGTTACTACATTATTGATTTTCCTGCTTTCTGGCCACTATTTTGAAAAGATAAGCTCAAATGTTGCCGAGTATTATTCCATCCTGCTTTTTGCTTTAACTGGTGGAATCGTAATGGTTTCGTTTCAGGATATGTCCATGCTGTTTATTGGTATAGAGATTTTATCTGTAAGTATGTATATCATGGCCGGCATTAAGAAATTTAATACTGCATCTAATGAGGCCGCATTGAAATACTTCTTAATGGGTTGTTTTGCCACTGGTATTTTGTTATTTGGTATAGCACTAGTTTATGGTGCTACCGGAAGCTTTAACATTACTCAAATTGCAGGTAAAGCTGGAGATGAGCCTTTATTGTTTTACTCTGGAGCAATTTTTATGCTTATGGCCTTAACCTTTAAAGTAGGTGCGGCACCATTCCATTTCTGGACTCCGGATGTTTATCAAGGTTCACCTACTTTAGTTACTTCTTACATGTCAACTGTGGTGAAAACTGCTGGTTTTGCAGCTTTCCTACGGTTATTTAGCCTGGGTTTTTCGAGTGTGCCTCCAGTTTGGACGGTTACGTTGGCAGTAATTATTGTTCTTACCCTATTTATTGGCAATGTTACGGCTGCTTATCAGCAAAACGTTAAACGAATGCTTGCTTATTCAAGTATTTCGCATGCCGGATATATGCTTATTGCAATTTTAGGAATGGGACAGGCTTCATCAAGTGCTGTACTGATTTACTCAATAGCATATTCTATTGCTTCTGTAGCCTCTTTTGGAGTACTAATCGCTGTTAAAGAGCAAAAGGGAACAGATGATCTAAGTGCATTTAATGGATTAGGAAGAACCAATCCGGTGCTAGCCTTTGTGATGACTATAGCAATGTGTTCATTGGCCGGTATCCCTTTAACTGCCGGTTTCTTTGGTAAGTTTTACATCTTCGGTGTAGCAATTTCGATGCATTATACTTGGTTGGTTGCTATTGCCGTTTTAATGGCAGCTGTGGGAGTATATTACTACTTCCGCGTAATTATTGCCATGTATCTTAGAGAGCCACAAACTGAGCAGACTATACAGTTGAGCAACTCATATCAGTTCGTATTGATGTTATGTGTGCTAATAACTTTAGTTCTAGGTATAGCTCCTAGTATCATGACAAATATTTTGTAG